The Terriglobus roseus sequence TCGGCAGGACAGAATCCGTTCACTACAAAGATCGCCGGATATTCTGAGGTGACCGCTTTAGCTCGACAGATCAAGAACCACCCTGAGCCGTGGGATCTTGCAGCGATTAGATCGCGATCAAAAAACCTCGCAAAGGCGGCCGTAGAGCGCTGGGCTTGGCGCAACTGATTGCGTTGAGGTGATGAGAGCAGGGCCTTTCGGCAACTGTCCCGTCGGCGATCGCCGAGTCCGCTCTGCGGACGTAGATCTCATACAGCGAATCGTTCTTCAGCGTAGCGGTATGGCGAAGCAGCTGATGGCGCATTTTTTTGCCGATAGGCTATCACCCCGAAAGATCTACGTGCTCTCGCCCTCACGTCTGTGTGAAGAACTCTGCACCGCCATCTTCTACAGTCTTGACAACTAGAGCGCGATCCAGAAAGTCGTTCTGTTGCTCACAGCTGGTTTCCGCGATAAGAAGGCAACCGTGACATGCTGCGCCAAGTAAAAAGTTACGTTCGTGAGGGTTGGCAGGAATATGCTGCGAGCAGATCGGATCGTTTGAACACAGTGCGGCCAGCTGGAGCGCTCCCGCGATCACATCCGCAATGCGATTGCCCACTTCTATTAGACCGCCCAGTGTCCCTTCCGCATCCGAGCTGCCCGTGAAGATTAGTACGCCATACCCTGATTTGGGGATCGCATAGATTCTTTCTTTGAGTGAGCTAGCCGGGTACCCGCATTCGAGCGATATTGCGGTCATAAGCAGGTGCGAGAAGGTGTGGAGCAGGATATAAGCGGGATCGGGAAATTTCCTGGTCGATGAGGTGCGGTCTTGCTTCCAGGCTTGAAACCCTTGTATTAACTGGACAGACCTTGCAATGACGCCGTCCCTCTTTTTCCATTTCTCGATCTCCCCGCCGTCAAATTGAATGAAAATCCCTTCCCCGCGGTTCTCTACGGTAGGGACCCACGTTACGGAGCGCGCAAGAGCTGCGCGGGTCACTTCGAAGTCCAGCTCTCCTTCAGCATCCGTCGCTGCCGCCTCAAACCGCGTGAAGCCGATCAGCGATGTAACCTCTCGCAACCTCTGCACCAATACAACTTTGGCGATGCCCGACATCCACGGACGCTTCCATTTTTCCGGGGCCAGGGTGCGGGCGTAAAAGAGGCCGGACGGGCGATCCTCGCCAATCTCTTCTCCGATCGAAAGCAGGGTCTCCAGCTCAACAGCTTTGACAGACTTCTCTCCCTGCTGGGCGGGAGCTCGTCTCAATTGCAGCTCTTCTAAGACAGCCGCGTCAGAGACTCCCTTCAACGCATCTCCAGCCTGCGGAATCCGCCGGTAAACCGCAATCTCTTCAAGCGTGGTCGCGGTGCTCACAAAGACCCAAGCCGCATCAACGGCCGCACGAACCTTCTGGCCGTGGTCCGGCAGCGAGATGACGCTAATTCTCTGCGGAAAGTAAGAGTTCGACGCGGTGCGCACGAGTAAGCGGTTCATCTCGGGGCACGACTCCCGCATGTTCGGCCCAAGCCAAGGACGGTCCCCATCGCAGTGGTCGAATCCCTCGGCTTTGCTGCCGCCGACAGCAGCTAGACTTCTTTCTCTGCCGCACGCGCAGCGCACCCAAATCTCACCGAGGTCGCCGCTTGTTCCACGCTCCTCAAGGTGCAGTTGGCGCCCTGAACGGGAACACGAGTCATCGGCCCCGTGCACGAACTTGAACCAATTGATGTCGCCGATGTGGCCCCTC is a genomic window containing:
- the drmB gene encoding DUF1998 domain-containing protein, whose protein sequence is MATRRKVIKAEGQLRQGQLISTYGPGAMTDLPDHSVLISGLDFWEGRGEPIHEPRLSAKIKKLLEITEVELLTPPAAGDADSAVQTGVPVFRFPEWFVTQDESSVQSERAVVSRFLVNARSLLRGGVFEDPQSRKRLRVTPIRFVRACKRGHIGDINWFKFVHGADDSCSRSGRQLHLEERGTSGDLGEIWVRCACGRERSLAAVGGSKAEGFDHCDGDRPWLGPNMRESCPEMNRLLVRTASNSYFPQRISVISLPDHGQKVRAAVDAAWVFVSTATTLEEIAVYRRIPQAGDALKGVSDAAVLEELQLRRAPAQQGEKSVKAVELETLLSIGEEIGEDRPSGLFYARTLAPEKWKRPWMSGIAKVVLVQRLREVTSLIGFTRFEAAATDAEGELDFEVTRAALARSVTWVPTVENRGEGIFIQFDGGEIEKWKKRDGVIARSVQLIQGFQAWKQDRTSSTRKFPDPAYILLHTFSHLLMTAISLECGYPASSLKERIYAIPKSGYGVLIFTGSSDAEGTLGGLIEVGNRIADVIAGALQLAALCSNDPICSQHIPANPHERNFLLGAACHGCLLIAETSCEQQNDFLDRALVVKTVEDGGAEFFTQT